In a genomic window of Telopea speciosissima isolate NSW1024214 ecotype Mountain lineage chromosome 5, Tspe_v1, whole genome shotgun sequence:
- the LOC122661081 gene encoding subtilisin-like protease SBT2.5 has protein sequence MTVMEFSCTFFVLFGLFVFGKAELYIVTMEGEPVVSYRGGVEGFEATAAESDEKIDVTSESVTSYSRHLEKKHDMLLGLLFEHGTYEKLYSYRHLINGFSVHISPEQAEALRRAPGVKSVERDWKVRRLTTHTPQFLGLPTGVWPTGGGYDRAGEDIVIGFVDSGIYPEHPSFSMHNTDPYGPVPHYRGKCEVDPNTKKSFCNGKIVGAQHFAAAAIAAGAFNPAIDFASPLDGDGHGSHTAAIAAGNNGIPVRMHGYEFGKASGMAPRARIAVYKALYRIFGGFVSDVVAAIEQAVQDGVDILNLSVGANSPPATTRITFLNPFDASLLSAVKAGVFVAQAAGNGGPFPKTMLSYSPWIASIAAAIDDRRYKNHLTLGNGKILPGIGLSPATHLNQSFTLVAANDVMLDSSVMKYGPTDCQNPDVLNKNLVKGNILLCGYSFNFVVCTASIKKVSETAKSLGAAGFVLAVENVSPGTKFDPVPVGIPGILITDVSKSMDLIDYYNISTSRDWTGRVRNFKANGNIGNGLMPILYKSAPQVALFSARGPDIKDYSFQDADVLKPDILAPGSLIWAAWSPNGTDECNFLGEEFAMISGTSMAAPHISGIAALVKQKHPHWSPAAIKSALMTTSTTLDRAGRPLQAMQYSGSETTMLVTATPFDYGSGHVHPSAALDPGLIFDAGYEDYVRFLCSTPGIDPHEIRNYTSASCNSTSGYASDLNSPSITVSHLVGTRTITRTVTNVAEEETYVISTRMAPEIAIEASPPAMTLLPGASRKFLVTLTVRSLTGSYSFGEVLMKGSRGHKVRIPVVAMGYQH, from the exons ATGACGGTGATGGAGTTCAGTTGCacattttttgtgctttttggCCTTTTTGTCTTCGGGAAGGCTGAGCTTTACATAGTGACCATGGAGGGGGAACCCGTAGTGAGTTACAGAGGAGGAGTTGAAGGTTTTGAGGCCACTGCTGCTGAGTCTGATGAAAAGATTGATGTGACCAG TGAATCAGTGACATCCTACTCCCGTCACCTTGAAAAGAAACATGATATGCTTCTTGGCTTGTTGTTTGAACATGGGACGTACGAGAAGCTCTACAGCTACCGACATCTTATCAATGGTTTTTCTGTTCACATTTCCCCTGAACAG GCAGAAGCCCTTAGAAGGGCTCCTGGTGTGAAGTCTGTGGAGAGAGATTGGAAGGTCAGGAGACTTACAACACATACCCCACAGTTTTTGGGGCTTCCAACCGGAGTATGGCCGACTGGAGGGGGTTATGACAGGGCAGGAGAAGATATTGTGATTGGCTTTGTCGACTCTGGGATATACCCAGAACATCCGAGCTTTTCAATGCACAATACTGATCCATATGGCCCTGTTCCTCATTACAGAGGGAAATGTGAAGTTGATCCAAACACGAAGAAGAGCTTCTGCAATGGGAAGATTGTCGGAGCTCAACATTTTGCAGCAGCTGCAATTGCTGCTGGAGCATTTAACCCTGCAATTGATTTTGCATCGCCTTTGGATGGTGATGGACATGGAAG TCACACAGCAGCAATTGCGGCTGGTAATAATGGAATTCCAGTGCGAATGCATGGATATGAATTTGGGAAAGCAAGTGGGATGGCTCCGCGTGCCAG GATTGCTGTCTACAAAGCACTCTACAGGATTTTTGGAGGCTTTGTTTCTGATGTAGTGGCTGCCATTGAGCAG GCTGTTCAGGATGGTGTAGACATTCTCAATCTCTCAGTGGGAGCAAACAGTCCTCCAGCAACAACCAGGATCACTTTTTTAAACCCTTTTGATGCCTCGCTTCTTTCTGCTGTGAAAGCTGGAGTTTTTGTTGCACAAGCAGCTGGAAATGGTGGTCCTTTCCCCAAAACTATGTTGTCTTACAGTCCATGGATAGCATCCATAGCTGCTGCTATTGATGATCGCAGATACAAAAATCATTTGACACTGGGAAATGGCAAGATCTTACCTGGGATTGGTTTGTCAC CTGCTACACATTTGAATCAAAGTTTCACTCTGGTCGCAGCCAATGATGTAATGCTGGATTCGTCTGTTATGAAGTATGGCCCTACAGACTGCCAAAATCCTGATGTTTTGAACAAAAATTTGGTGAAGGGCAACATTCTTCTCTGTGGGTATTCATTCAACTTTGTTGTTTGTACTGCATCAATCAAGAAAGTTTCAGAAACGGCTAAGAGCCTTGGTGCAGCTGGTTTTGTTCTTGCTGTAGAAAATGTTTCTCCAGGAACCAAATTTGATCCTGTTCCAGTTGGTATTCCTGGTATTCTCATCACAGATGTCAGCAAATCAATG GACCTTATAGACTATTATAACATCTCTACGTCAAGAGACTGGACTGGCCGAGTGAGGAACTTTAAAGCTAATGGTAACATTGGGAATGGTTTGATGCCTATACTCTACAAATCAGCACCTCAGGTGGCACTATTCTCTGCTCGAGGGCCAGATATTAAAGATTACAGCTTTCAAGACGCTGATGTTCTCAAGCCAGATATTCTTGCTCCTGGATCTCTTATCTGGGCAGCATGGTCCCCAAATGGAACAGATGAGTGTAATTTTCTAG GAGAAGAATTTGCTATGATATCGGGAACTAGCATGGCAGCACCACATATATCTGGGATAGCAGCTCTTGTGAAGCAGAAACATCCGCATTGGAGTCCAGCAGCAATAAAATCTGCCTTAATGACAACATCAACGACATTGGATCGAGCAGGCAGACCTCTTCAAGCCATGCAATATTCTGGTTCTGAAACCACGATGCTTGTGACTGCTACGCCATTTGACTATGGAAGTGGCCATGTCCATCCAAGCGCGGCTTTGGATCCTGGACTCATCTTTGATGCGG GTTATGAAGACTATGTGAGATTCTTGTGTTCAACACCAGGCATTGATCCTCATGAGATCAGGAACTACACTAGTGCTTCCTGCAACTCTACCAGTGGCTATGCATCTGATCTCAACAGTCCGTCGATCACTGTTTCCCATCTTGTGGGGACTCGCACTATTACTCGTACGGTCACAAATGTTGCTGAGGAAGAAACTTACGTCATCTCGACCAGGATGGCACCAGAGATAGCCATTGAAGCTAGCCCTCCAGCTATGACTCTGCTACCTGGTGCATCACGGAAGTTCTTAGTGACTCTCACCGTTAGATCGTTGACTGGGTCCTATAGCTTTGGAGAGGTCTTAATGAAAGGCAGCAGGGGTCACAAGGTGAGGATCCCAGTGGTAGCTATGGGCTACCAGCATTAG